The DNA segment CAGATTAATGGGTCGGGGGTTGTCGAAATAACAAACGATACAATTAGACTGTAAAATATTTTTACATAAAACATTATATCAGGACTATTCAAATACTTATCTAATTCAAAAACAAAAATAACATGGACGATTTATTGATAAACAGGTTTATTTAATTCGACGGCGAGAATGGTTACGTCTTTATCCTTGATTTGAAAATCAGTTAAAATAGTTTGCCTTTTTCTGCTTTGTTTAAAGTTAATGGCCTTATCATCACTGACCGAAAAGGCGTTAATAACTTTTTGGCCTCTGTTTAACGCAGGAAGCACAAAAGTTTTAGCACTAAATCCGTTTAACAAATAGATATAAATTGTATTTCCTTTATAAGCAAACCCATATTCACCGTCTTTAGGATTCCAGGGGCCGCCCCGGGTTCCGTAAACAGCGTCATAAACCTGTGCTAACCATAGCCCGGTGTGGCGTAAAATATCCTGTTCAGCCTTTGATATCTGTCCATGCCTGTCAGGGCCGACATTCAACAATAAAGACATATTCCGGATAACACAATCGGCCAACATTCTTTTTAACTGTCCTATTTTAATAAGTTTAGAAGTATCTTCCTGTTCAGGAGAATAACCCCAGGTTGATGACATGGACATGCACTTTTCCCAAACTTCCCGGGTACGGACTGGTCCGGTGATGGCATTTCCACCTTCCTCCGACATATAATCCCCATACCAGCCGCATCGGGAATTTACGATCACATCGGGTTGATATTTCCGGACAACGCCCATCAGGCCTAATGGTTTACCCGTAGTTTCGTCAAAATCCCGGAAACAGGAATTCACCGGCCAGGCATTGGCCGGATCACGAAACTTACCAGGTTCCCAGAAAAAGGATGCATCAGCATCATCCCCCTCCTGGCCTATCCAGCCACCATCCCAAAAAATCTGGTCTATTTTCCCATAGTTGGTCATTAATTCTTTCACCTGGCAATACAGCTCTTCCTTCATCAAACGGGCATTCTCTTTATGAAATATAT comes from the Bacteroidota bacterium genome and includes:
- a CDS encoding alpha-L-fucosidase, yielding VDACHKYGLKVGLYKTLINWRYPGYYDITGTHCLPNRFGYTTNIFHKENARLMKEELYCQVKELMTNYGKIDQIFWDGGWIGQEGDDADASFFWEPGKFRDPANAWPVNSCFRDFDETTGKPLGLMGVVRKYQPDVIVNSRCGWYGDYMSEEGGNAITGPVRTREVWEKCMSMSSTWGYSPEQEDTSKLIKIGQLKRMLADCVIRNMSLLLNVGPDRHGQISKAEQDILRHTGLWLAQVYDAVYGTRGGPWNPKDGEYGFAYKGNTIYIYLLNGFSAKTFVLPALNRGQKVINAFSVSDDKAINFKQSRKRQTILTDFQIKDKDVTILAVELNKPVYQ